Sequence from the Amycolatopsis sp. NBC_00345 genome:
TCGCGACGGGCGGGAAGTACACCCTGTTCGAAAGCCTCGGCCGAGTGGACGCTGGGAAGCGTCGCGTGGTGCGGTGGGACTCAGTGGACGGCGGGGCCAGCTGGACCGTCGGCTCGGCCGGTATCGACATGGCCGGCGCCACCATCGTCGCCGGCAAGACCGGGCGCATGTTCCAGGGCGTGCTCACCCTGCCCAACGGGGACCTGGTCGTGCCGTTCTACGCCGAGCACCAGGGCGAGCTCTCGGCGGCCTACCTGCTGACGATGCCGAAGGGCGGCAGTAGCTGGACTCGCGCGGCCACCCCGTTCCTGTCCCCCACCTACAGCTACAGCGAATCCACCGTCACCCGCCGCGCCGACGGTCGGCTGCTGATGATCACGCGGCTGGACGAGCAGGTGGGCGTCTACTACTACAGCCGGCTGCTGGGACGGATCACGAACGGCCCGGTGAACTCCGCGGCCGACCTCGCCACCGCCGGCTGGGGCGCGGCGTTCGCGGTGAAGGTGCCCGGCGCCCCCGACGCGAACTCCGTGCGCGGTGCCGCCCCGTCGGTGCACACCATGCAGGACGGCATCTTGATGCTGGTGTTCGGCCGGATCGCCAACAACGTCGCGTTCAGCTACGACAGCGGGGCCACCTGGACCGGCCTGCACCGGTTCTACGACAACCGGCCGTCCGGCTGTTCCGGCGGCCTCGGGAACCACCCGTGCGACACACTCGGCTCCAGCGGGTACATCGGCGTCGCCGTCACGGGTCCGCGCACCGCCACCTTCTACGGCGACAACTGCCAGTCGGGCTGGGGCTGCAAGGCCGACTACACCTACACGCACGGCCGGACCAGCAGCCTCTGGACGCAGTCCTTGGAGCTCGCCTGAGCCCGGCCGTACACCTCGTTATACAGACTTCAGCCGGTACCAGACCTCGGGGCGGCCCACCTGGCCGTACCGCGGCTCGCGCTGGGCGAGGCCGTTGTCGGCGAGGTATTCGAGGTAGCGCCGCGCCGTGACGCGGGACGCGCCGATCGCGCTGGCGGCGGCGCCGGCGGAGAGCCCTTCGCCGGCGCCGGCCAGCGCGTCGGTGATCGCCTCCAGGGTCTGGGCGCTCATGCCCTTCGGCAGCGGCGGGTTCTCGGTGGTGCGCAGCGACGCGAGCGCGCGGTCGATCTCGGCCTGGCCGCCGGCCTCGCCGGAGGTCTGCCGGAACTCCGCGTACCGCTCCAGTTTTTCGCGCAGTGACGCGAAAGTGAACGGCTTCAGCAGGTACTGCACCACCCCGACGGACACCGCCGCCTTCACCAGCGCCAGGTCCCGCGCCGAGGTCACCGCGATGACGTCGATGGGCAGCCCGGCCGCGCGCAGGGAGCGGCAGACCGCGAGCCCGTGGGTGTCGGGCAGGTAGAAGTCGAGCAGCACGAGGTCGACGGGCTCGCGCTCGCAGAACCGCAGCGCGTCACCGCCGGAGTGCACGACGCCGGCGACGGCGAAACCCGGCAGCCGCTCGACGTAGACCCGGTGCGCCTCGGCGGCCACCGGCTCGTCCTCCACCACCAGCACGCGGATCACCGTGGCGCCTCCTGTTTCGGCAGCCGGACCGTGAACACCGCGCCGCCGTCCCGGCCGACGTCGACACTGCCGCCGTACCGCCGCACGGCCTGGCCGACCAGTGCCAGCCCGAGCCCGTGGCCCTCGGCCGCCTTGGTGGACCAGCCCCGGCGGAACATGTCCCCCACAGCCTCCTCCGGCACGCCGGGGCCGTTGTCGGCGACCCGGAGGAACAGGTCGCCGTCGTCGGAGCGCGCGGTGACGACCACCGCGGGCCGCCCGCCCGAGCCGCGCACGGCCGCGTCGATGCCGTTGTCGACCAGGTTTCCCAGGATGGTCACCAGGTCCCGGCCGGTGATCGCCGGGCCGAGGTCCTCGATCACCGTGTCCGGCGTGATGGTGAACTCGACCCCGCGTTCGCTCGCCTCCGCCGCCTTGCCCAGCAGCAGCGCGGCGAGCACGGGCTCGGCGATCGAACTCACCACCCGGTCGGTCAATTCCTGGGCCAGCGCCAGCTCCGCCGTGGCGAACTCGACCGCGTCCTCCGGTCGTCCGATCTCCACCAGAGAAACGACCGTGTGCAGCCGGTTCGCCGCCTCGTGCGCCTGCGACCGCAGCGCCTCCGCGAGGCTGCGCGCAGTGGTCAGCTCGCCGGTCAGCGTCTGCAACTCGGTGTGGTCGCGCAGAAGCACCACGGTGCCCTGCGCGCGCCCGCCCGAGCGCACCACCGTCGTGCTGACCACGAGCACCCGGGAATCGGTGACGTGCAGCTGTTCGGTCCGGGTCGGTTCGATCGGCGTCGGCTCGGTCCGTGTCGGCTCGGCCGGCCCTGTTTCGGTGGCGGTGAACGCGGCCACCAGCTCCGGTGGCAGGCCCAGCTCGCCCAGCGGGAGGCCCACCGGGTCGGCGTTGAAGCCGAGCAGCGTGCGGGCGCCGTCGTTGCACAGCCCGACGCGCCCGTCGCGGTCGACGAGAAGCACGCCTTCGCGGACCGAATGCAGCACGGCTTCGTGGTATTCGAACAGGTTGCTCAGCTCGTCGGGCGCGATGCCGCGGGTCTGCCGCCGCAGCCGGGCGCTCACCAGCCAGCCGCCGCACGCACCGACCAGCAGCACCGCGGCCGCGACCCCGACCAGCGGCCAGACCCGCTCCTGCAGCTCCGCGGAGATCGCCGCGATCGTGATGCCCACGGCCACCAGCGCGACCACCCGGTGCTGCGCGTCGAACACCGGCACCACCGCGCGGACCGACGGGCCGAGCGAGCCGGTGTAGGTCTCGGTGACGACACCGCCCTGCTGCGCGGCCTCGATGTGGCCGATGAACCGCAGCCCGATCAGCGACGGGTTCGGGTGCGTGTAGCGGATGCCCGCCGGCGACATGATGGTCACGAAGTCCACGCCGGTGTCGGCCAGCACCCGCACCGCGAACGGCTGGAGCGTCGCGCTCGGGTCCGGTGTGGACACCGCGCGGGCGATGTCGGGGGCGTCGGCGATCGCGCGCGCCACCGAAAGCGACTGCTGGCTCGCGCGATCGTTCGTCGTGCGGCGGGAGTCGAAGTAGGCGATCGTGATCCCGCCCGCGACGAGCACGAGGATCACGGCCAGCTGCAGGACCAGCAGCTGACGGGCGAGACTCCACCGGCTCGACCGGGTCCGTGACGTCGTGGGCACGCGCCCATATCAGCACACCCGGCCCGGCCCGCCGGGACCCGGTGTCCGAACCGGACCGGGGCGATCACGCGAACTCAATGAACACAACGGTGACGCTGGTCATATATTCGCCGCATAGTGACCGACGTTCCACCCCCCTCGAGCTGGAGGCAACGGTGCCTACACCACCGACCCCCGACGCGTCCGCGCCGAAGCGCGACAAGACGCGTTACCTGTACCTGGCCGTGATCATCGCCGTGGTCCTCGGCGTCGCCGTCGGGCTGCTGGCGCCGGGCGTCGGCAAGCAGCTGGCCCCGCTGGGCACCGGCTTCGTCAACCTGATCAAGATGATGATCTCGCCGATCATCTTCTGCACCATCGTGCTCGGCGTCGGCTCGGTCGCGAAGGCGGCGAAGGTCGGCAAGGTCGGCATCACCGCACTGGTCTACTTCATCGTGATGTCGACGTTCGCGCTCGCCATCGGCCTCGTCGTGGGCAACCTGCTGCACCCGGGCGCCGGGCTGCACCTCAACCCCGCCGACGTGTCCAAGGTGCACGACCAGGCCAAGGGCGCCGAGAGCGGCGTCGACTTCGTGCTCGGCATCATCCCGACGAGCTTCGTCTCGGCGTTCACCGAGGGCCAGGTCCTGCAGACGCTGCTGATCGCGCTGCTGACCGGGTTCGCGCTGCAGAAGCTCGGCCCCCGCGGCGAGCCGATCCTGCGCGGGATCGAGCACATCCAGCGGCTGGTGTTCCGCGTCCTGTCGATGATCATGTGGGCGGCGCCGGTCGGCGCGTTCGGCGCGATCGCCGCCGTGGTCGGCGCCACCGGCTGGGGCGCGCTGCGCAGCCTGCTGGTGATCATGCTCGGCTTCTACCTGACCTGCCTGGTGTTCGTGTTCGGCGTGCTCGGCGCGGTGCTGTGGCTCGGCGCGCGGGTGAACATCTTCCGGCTGCTCAAGTACCTGGGCCGCGAGTTCCTGCTGATCCTGTCGACGTCCTCTTCGGAGTCCGCGCTGCCGCGGCTGATCGCGAAGATGGAGCACCTCGGCGTCAGCAAGCCGGTCGTCGGCATCACGGTGCCCACCGGCTACTCGTTCAACCTCGACGGCACCGCGATCTACCTGACCATGGCGACGCTGTTCATCGCCACGGCGCAGGACGAGCCGCTGGCACTCGGCGAGCAGATCACCTTGCTGCTGTTCATGATCCTCGCGTCGAAGGGCGCGGCGGGCGTCAGCGGCGCCGGCATCGCCACCCTCGCCAGCGGCCTGCAGTCGCACCGGCCGGAGCTGGTCGACGGCGTCGGGTTCATCCTCGGCATCGACCGGTTCATGTCCGAGGCCCGCGCGCTGACGAACTTCGCCGGCAACGCCGTCGCGACCGTCCTCATCGGATCGTGGATGAAGGAGTTCGACCGCGGCAAGTCGCAGCAGGTGTTCGCGGGCAACGCCCCGTTCGACGAGGCGACCCTGCTCGACGAGGCCCCACCGCCCCCCGCCGAGGCGAAGCCCGAGCCGGTGGCCGCGGGCAGCTGACCCGTTTCGCGGCCGCCGGGTCTCCCTGCCCCTCGGCGGGCGCGAAACGCCGGTGTGCCGTGGTCCGTGAGCGTCCCCCGTGCCCACGGACCACGGCACACACTCAGGTCCGGGCCGGCTTTGCTTTGGTACCGGCCGGTTTTCAGCAGCCGGCGTGCCCGTCGTAGGCCTCACGCGCGACGGCGATCGCCTCGCGGTGCCGCCCGGCCCAGTCCACCAGCCCCGACAGGCTGTCGTAGAGCTCGCGCGCCATCGGCGTCGCCTCGTACTCCACGCGCGGCGGCACGGTCGGGTAGACGGTGCGCTCCAGCAGCCCGTCACGCTCCAGGTTCCGCAGCGTCAGCGTGAGCATGCGCCGGCTGATGCTGGGCATCGACCGCTCCAGCTCGGTGAACCGGGCCGGGCCGCGGGTCGCCTCCAGCAGGATGCCGATCGCCCACTTGCCGCTGATCCGGTTGATCACCTCGAGCACCGTGCACGCCGCGAGTTTCGCCGGGTCCACGGCGCCGTCCTGGTCGGTCACAGCGATGTTCCCCTGGGACATGAAAGTGCCTCCTTCCGCGCTGTCCGATGGTCACACAAGATGGTCGCTGTAACAAGAGATGCCCCAGGCACGACCTG
This genomic interval carries:
- a CDS encoding sialidase family protein, whose translation is MLAALVLLALGTLTPVASAALQPGYGKLTVEPADPNRQYRAMPSLQWVTWQDAAGTTRHRLIRSFLVSEDGGKEVHSRLEYRDDAGRWQAALDAVTGQQLQGMSTTQFITAANGVATGGKYTLFESLGRVDAGKRRVVRWDSVDGGASWTVGSAGIDMAGATIVAGKTGRMFQGVLTLPNGDLVVPFYAEHQGELSAAYLLTMPKGGSSWTRAATPFLSPTYSYSESTVTRRADGRLLMITRLDEQVGVYYYSRLLGRITNGPVNSAADLATAGWGAAFAVKVPGAPDANSVRGAAPSVHTMQDGILMLVFGRIANNVAFSYDSGATWTGLHRFYDNRPSGCSGGLGNHPCDTLGSSGYIGVAVTGPRTATFYGDNCQSGWGCKADYTYTHGRTSSLWTQSLELA
- a CDS encoding response regulator — translated: MIRVLVVEDEPVAAEAHRVYVERLPGFAVAGVVHSGGDALRFCEREPVDLVLLDFYLPDTHGLAVCRSLRAAGLPIDVIAVTSARDLALVKAAVSVGVVQYLLKPFTFASLREKLERYAEFRQTSGEAGGQAEIDRALASLRTTENPPLPKGMSAQTLEAITDALAGAGEGLSAGAAASAIGASRVTARRYLEYLADNGLAQREPRYGQVGRPEVWYRLKSV
- a CDS encoding sensor histidine kinase, with the protein product MPTTSRTRSSRWSLARQLLVLQLAVILVLVAGGITIAYFDSRRTTNDRASQQSLSVARAIADAPDIARAVSTPDPSATLQPFAVRVLADTGVDFVTIMSPAGIRYTHPNPSLIGLRFIGHIEAAQQGGVVTETYTGSLGPSVRAVVPVFDAQHRVVALVAVGITIAAISAELQERVWPLVGVAAAVLLVGACGGWLVSARLRRQTRGIAPDELSNLFEYHEAVLHSVREGVLLVDRDGRVGLCNDGARTLLGFNADPVGLPLGELGLPPELVAAFTATETGPAEPTRTEPTPIEPTRTEQLHVTDSRVLVVSTTVVRSGGRAQGTVVLLRDHTELQTLTGELTTARSLAEALRSQAHEAANRLHTVVSLVEIGRPEDAVEFATAELALAQELTDRVVSSIAEPVLAALLLGKAAEASERGVEFTITPDTVIEDLGPAITGRDLVTILGNLVDNGIDAAVRGSGGRPAVVVTARSDDGDLFLRVADNGPGVPEEAVGDMFRRGWSTKAAEGHGLGLALVGQAVRRYGGSVDVGRDGGAVFTVRLPKQEAPR
- a CDS encoding cation:dicarboxylate symporter family transporter — translated: MPTPPTPDASAPKRDKTRYLYLAVIIAVVLGVAVGLLAPGVGKQLAPLGTGFVNLIKMMISPIIFCTIVLGVGSVAKAAKVGKVGITALVYFIVMSTFALAIGLVVGNLLHPGAGLHLNPADVSKVHDQAKGAESGVDFVLGIIPTSFVSAFTEGQVLQTLLIALLTGFALQKLGPRGEPILRGIEHIQRLVFRVLSMIMWAAPVGAFGAIAAVVGATGWGALRSLLVIMLGFYLTCLVFVFGVLGAVLWLGARVNIFRLLKYLGREFLLILSTSSSESALPRLIAKMEHLGVSKPVVGITVPTGYSFNLDGTAIYLTMATLFIATAQDEPLALGEQITLLLFMILASKGAAGVSGAGIATLASGLQSHRPELVDGVGFILGIDRFMSEARALTNFAGNAVATVLIGSWMKEFDRGKSQQVFAGNAPFDEATLLDEAPPPPAEAKPEPVAAGS
- a CDS encoding winged helix-turn-helix transcriptional regulator, encoding MSQGNIAVTDQDGAVDPAKLAACTVLEVINRISGKWAIGILLEATRGPARFTELERSMPSISRRMLTLTLRNLERDGLLERTVYPTVPPRVEYEATPMARELYDSLSGLVDWAGRHREAIAVAREAYDGHAGC